The DNA window GCACCGATATGTACTGACTCAACCGGTAGCTCCTCTTCAGGATCAACGTGCCCAGGCACATGTTGGAGATCAGCGAACCGCCGCGGATGATCATGTGCAGTGTCATTGGAACATTGAACTTGAACACGTAGTTGTTACACACGCTGGTCAGGAAAAACATGGCCACAAGAAGCCCATAGTCGCGCAGGCTGATCACTCTCTGAGCCAGGCCAAACTTCGAGGTGAAAATGAAGCCCTCGAGGGCAATAAATGCAAACTGGGCGCCAGTTATAAGGTTTCCAGCGCCGGGATCCAGTTTAACCAGGAGCTCCAGGAAGACGACGCCACTGCAGCAGCCCAAGAAAACGCCGCAGATGGCCGAAATAGCGCGGATGGATAAATTCATGAACTCGGCCAACGAAAGTAGACGATTCCCACCAACTTTAACCTACGATCTGGGCCATGACAAGCTTTCAAGCCAACTTTCTTTCTCTTCGGCCATacaaaacgtaaacaaagaCAACAGGTGGTTATCGATAAAGTTCGGTTCGGGCACAGCTGATTTTGGTCTATCGAAAGTTCTTctaattcaaatatttacaagcGAAACAGAAAAGATTTATGATTTTAagagaatattttatttaatgtaTATTTGTATGGTATGTATCAAAACCAAACTTAAATATGCTGCCTAATCACAATCGAAATATTCGCACCAACAGTCTTTTACAACAATTACAAAATACAATGATGAATGCTAAGAAAGAAATTTTAGAGATGAGCAAATTAATGGTATATAActtatttttccttttccagCAAGGCAATAATTTTGTTCAACTTTTCCGTCTGCTGGGCCTCGAAATTGTCCAGTCTCTTGGACACTAACTGCGCCAGCTTCTCAAATCTCATgtcgatgtgctccttgagGATTGCGACATCGTTGGAAGGCGATGATGCCTCCTGGGCTTGTTCCTTCGCCCGCGGGGAATAGCCCTTCATCAGGCTCATGAACTGCTCGAACTTTTCGGCCTGCTCCTCCTTCTTCAAGGGACTCGTGCCTCCTCTTTGCAGTAGCTCCTGGATTCGCTGCGCATCCATTGGCCTGGGCATCTGGGTGGTTATGCCGTTGGGATTCGGCGCCACCTGGAGCAGGGCTCCGTAAACGCAGATCTCGCTGGCCGAGGTGAGCATCTTCAGGTTTAGGTCATTTATCCCGGATCGGTCGATTTCCATGTCATAGCGATAGGGTCGCACCACAACCTCTGGGTCCTCCTCGTCGACGCAAGTGCCGTAAATGGTCTCGCAGTACTCCTGCAAGGGTCCAATGAACAGCTCCACCTTGGGAGCGCTGCAAATCAGGGTGAGCGCGGCGATTTTGAAGCGGTTCGGGATCTGGAACCGCAGCTCACAAGGCGGCGGCGGATCCGCCGACTGCATGGAAAACAGCACGGCGCGATCCTCGTCGATCACATCGTCCAAGTCGGGCCTGCGGACAAAGGAGGTTGCGAAATCACTTGATGAAAACCAGTTTCAGGGCGTGGAATCCTTTGTCTCACTTCACAAAGACGTCTTCGTCGGACAAGCGGGTGGCCACCAGTTGGTCCAGCCCGTTGCCCGACAGTTGGGACCAAGTGCAGCGCGCGGTGACCTTTTCGCACATGCTTTAAGTAACAAAAAGTGGGAATTTATGAGAGGAAATCTTAAAAACagctaaatttaaaaatcaaaacacaaatataatGATGGCAAACGCGAACGATAACAGCTGCGGGGGATGCCAACCTGTTGCACAGCACAAACTAATTGGACATTTTTCGCTTGTGTAGCTTGACGCGCTGTTCGAATAAGACCGTACTCCGAGTCCAATCAGAGCAGGCACCGCAGCTGCGCACTACGTTTTTCCAACAGAACGGCAATCTCGCGGCCTGACAGCTGCGACCTTGGACGGCTCCCTTGTAGGTCAAACTTCAGCAGAATTCCCACACATTGCAGTCGCAGCGAAGGCGGCAGCTTAAGAACGAGTACACAATTATCCGAAGAGTGATCAACGCAGCTAACATGGGCGGCAAGTACAAGATCGTGATGGTGCGCCACGGCGAGTCCGAGTGGAACCAGAAGAATCAGTTCTGCGGCTGGTACGACGCCAACCTCAGCGAAAAGGGTGAGTGATTACATCAATTCGGAATTCAAACCACATATGTGGGATCAAAATTCTGATGTATGTACATCTAGTTCCCAGTGGATGATCCTTTGCCATGGTCAGATTTACAATAGTTTTCCTTTTGCATTTATCCAAATTAATCAGCTTTGACCTAGTGCAAGATTATCTCATTCAAACTTTTCTGTGATAAAAATAGGTCtctacaaacaaaagcttTCCAGTGCAATTTTCAGAAGCATCTAAATTTTAGATTGTTACATTTTTAAAGTCACAAATTTGCAATCTCATATGTTTCTAGCGTTCAGATTATGCTTATGAGCATAATTTGATAGGTTATCGTCTTTATTTAACCCTagtaatcaaattaaattaaacgcATGCCTTTCGATTAGATTAAATTGGCTTAAGTTCGTTACCCAAcacggcgtatacttaatgttATCCATACACTTGTCCAAATAGGTCAGGAGGAGGCTCTAGCCGCCGGCAAGGCCGTCAAGGAGGCCGGCCTGGAGTTCGATGTGGCCCACACCTCGGTGCTGACCCGCGCCCAGGTGACGCTGGCTAGCATCCTGAAGGCCAGTGGCCACAAGGAGATCCCCATCCAGAAGACCTGGCGCCTGAACGAGCGCCACTACGGTGGACTCACTGGCCTGAACAAGGCCGAGACCGCCGCCAAGTACGGCGAGGCCCAGGTGCAGATCTGGCGTCGCAGCTTCGACACCCCGCCACCACCGATGGAGCCGGGTCATCCGTACTACGAGAACATCGTGAAGGATCCCCGCTATGCCGAGGGTCCCAAGCCGGAAGAGTTCCCCCAGTTCGAGTCTCTCAAGCTGACCATCGAGCGCACACTGCCCTACTGGAACGACGTCATCATTCCCCAGATGAAGGAGGGCAAGCGCATCCTGATCGCCGCCCACGGCAACAGCCTCCGTGGCATCGTCAAGCATTTAGACAGTGAGCATGGGAAATATACCTAACATATCATCATTTTACCATGTCCTTGTCCTATCCAGACCTCTCTGAGGACGCCATCATGGCCCTGAACCTGCCCACGGGCATTCCGTTCGTCTACGAGCTGGACGAGAACTTCAAGCCGGTGGTGTCGATGCAGTTCCTCGGCGACGAGGAGACCGTGAAAAAGGCCATCGAGGCCGTTGCCGCCCAGGGCAAGGCCAAGTAAGCACGCAGGGCAGACCCCATGAGAATCCACTCAAGCACGGCACAAGTCAGAGCATTCTGATTACGCTTCTGTTCAAGATGTAGCCAATCCcattcgttgttgttgttcgcgTAGCAGTAATTGGTTCATCCCCACTAcagttaataaataatttattattacaCTCAGAGGACAGGCGGAGGAGGCTTCATTTATTGTCCGGCTCACTTCTTCTTATTCTTtttgccgtccttggccagtTCCAGACCCAGGATGCACTTGGGCGGCACCTTGTACGTTTCCGTGAGCAGCGTGTGCACAAATCGCACCTGGTTGCCCTGGATCTGCAGCTGCTCGTGTTTCTGGTGCGGCAGTTTCACCACACTCGTGCTGGCGGCGGCACCCTGCTTGCACAGCTTGATGAACTCGGCCAGGATGATGCCGTACGCTTCGATGTTGCTGACCAGCGTCACCTTCTTGTTGCCCGATCGCGTGGCCAGGGACATCTGGATGAGGGGCTTGCCGCTCGTGTCTTTGCCACTGCACATCTGATAGGAGTGCTCCATCTTGCTGGTGATGAGGGAGCACATCTCGCTTAGCGAAGCCTCCCTGTTTCCATACAGCTCGATCAGAGTGTCGTCGGGGCGCACCAGCTTGGTCAGCGGATGGAGGAGACCATGTTTGCTCACGTACTCCCGCACAATCTTCTTGATCTGACCCGCCGGGATTCCCTCGCCCCGCTTGTAATTTAGCTTGGTGAAGAAGGCTGCCGTGACATCGGTCACTACGTACATCTCCTTGAGCTCGGAGTGGAAGAGGGGCGTTTCGGACGCCGCTCCATTTGCTTCGCCTGCCTTGACATCGGTTATAAAGTTCACCACTTCGGGGTGTTCCAGGTCCACAGATGTGATCTTATCCACTCCCTTGCTCTCCTCCCGCACCACAATAAAGCCTTGGTCCACCATTTCGGCCAGGAAGTTGGAGAGCTTTTTGTAGCGCGTCTTCTTTAGGTCGATTTGTTCCGTGGCCTCCGTGACCACATAGAGTCTGTAGAAATTGCTCGTCAGCAGAGGCAGGGGCAGCTTCTTTCCATTGTTTTTCAAGGCGGAGAGGAAGGCGTTCTTGAGTATAAGTTCCGGTGACGCTTCCTCCGCGGCTTCTTCGTCGGACTCGGGGTCTTCCTGACTTTCCAAGGTCATAGCAGCAGTTTCCGTTTCCAGTTCCTCTGTTTGGGCCACGGTAGCGAAGGACACAGGAGCGGGAGTAGCTGGGCTGGCGGCCTTTCTCCTTTCCGCCTCAGACCCAAGAGCAGGGAAATCCTCGCCAGACAAGGCCTTTGTCTTGACCAGCGGGATTTGCTGCACCAGACTGGGCTCATGCGACCAGAGCTTGTCCCCAAAGAGGTGGAGCATCTTGATGGCCACACCGTGACCTCCGCACATGTACAGATCATCGCTGGAGCGAGCCAACTGGCCCACGCCCACTGCAGATTTGTTGTTTGTGAGGTTTACGGCCACTGAAACAGACAATGAAATCAATACTCGATACCTGGGGAATCCCAAGTAGATACCCACTCAAC is part of the Drosophila sechellia strain sech25 chromosome 3R, ASM438219v1, whole genome shotgun sequence genome and encodes:
- the LOC6612662 gene encoding uncharacterized protein LOC6612662: MCEKVTARCTWSQLSGNGLDQLVATRLSDEDVFVKPDLDDVIDEDRAVLFSMQSADPPPPCELRFQIPNRFKIAALTLICSAPKVELFIGPLQEYCETIYGTCVDEEDPEVVVRPYRYDMEIDRSGINDLNLKMLTSASEICVYGALLQVAPNPNGITTQMPRPMDAQRIQELLQRGGTSPLKKEEQAEKFEQFMSLMKGYSPRAKEQAQEASSPSNDVAILKEHIDMRFEKLAQLVSKRLDNFEAQQTEKLNKIIALLEKEK
- the LOC6612663 gene encoding phosphoglycerate mutase 1, with translation MGGKYKIVMVRHGESEWNQKNQFCGWYDANLSEKGQEEALAAGKAVKEAGLEFDVAHTSVLTRAQVTLASILKASGHKEIPIQKTWRLNERHYGGLTGLNKAETAAKYGEAQVQIWRRSFDTPPPPMEPGHPYYENIVKDPRYAEGPKPEEFPQFESLKLTIERTLPYWNDVIIPQMKEGKRILIAAHGNSLRGIVKHLDNLSEDAIMALNLPTGIPFVYELDENFKPVVSMQFLGDEETVKKAIEAVAAQGKAK
- the LOC6612664 gene encoding eukaryotic translation initiation factor 2D; its protein translation is MFLKPYRPKSSAALKGSDSKKFRQRVEATFPHVSVDQLVPAKAAVTQVKILTHGGVQSVVYCVDKLPLFFELDGGQLVPTLYTLWIVPDILPYFTTHEGVLPKLTNGADLMLPGVVPLGVGLSTYGHFKKGQLMAVNLTNNKSAVGVGQLARSSDDLYMCGGHGVAIKMLHLFGDKLWSHEPSLVQQIPLVKTKALSGEDFPALGSEAERRKAASPATPAPVSFATVAQTEELETETAAMTLESQEDPESDEEAAEEASPELILKNAFLSALKNNGKKLPLPLLTSNFYRLYVVTEATEQIDLKKTRYKKLSNFLAEMVDQGFIVVREESKGVDKITSVDLEHPEVVNFITDVKAGEANGAASETPLFHSELKEMYVVTDVTAAFFTKLNYKRGEGIPAGQIKKIVREYVSKHGLLHPLTKLVRPDDTLIELYGNREASLSEMCSLITSKMEHSYQMCSGKDTSGKPLIQMSLATRSGNKKVTLVSNIEAYGIILAEFIKLCKQGAAASTSVVKLPHQKHEQLQIQGNQVRFVHTLLTETYKVPPKCILGLELAKDGKKNKKK